The sequence GCAAATTATGGTTCCTCGACGGCAAGGACGACACGGGCAAGGTTGTCTCTAATCCGAATATCGGCTACGGCTCACGAGACCACAAATACGCCGATGGAACGACCAGCGAGTTTTATCAGATCGGTCTGAGCGGCAATAAAACCGGTATCTCGGTCTATATCCTCGGTATCGAAGACAAAAAATACCTCGCCGAAACCTATAGCAAAACCCTTGGCAAAGCCACCGTCACCGGCTATTGCATCAGGTTCAAGACAATCAAGGATATAAACACCGACGTGCTCGAAGCGGCAATACGATTTGGGTTTGAGAATAGGAATGAAAATTAAATATGGCGACTGAATGGTATAGATGTGAGTCGTGGACACGAGCCGAAGAGGAACACTTCTTTGCTAAGTTGGGTCGCGCAAGAAAAGGAGGGCGTGCCCAGTACCTAAGGATTCAGGCATTCCATCTAGCTGAAAGTGGAGATTTGAGGCGATTAGAGGCGGCCGAATCGCTCCTTAACAGGATCTTGACCGATTATCCAGATGATCGAACTCAAAAAAGTATGACTCTGAGTCAACTTGGGGCAATTTACCGAATTCGTGGGAACAACGGTAGAGCATTAGATTACTTCAAGCAGGCGGTCGATTTCGAGAAAGAATTTCCCAACGTCATCACAGGTGCTCGACTGAGTTTTGCTGAAATCGTTGTTGAAGACGGCCGGAGCGAATTGTACGACGATGTAGAGGAGCTTCTCGTTACTGAGATCGAGAAAGGCGGATTCTTCTTTCCGGAACAACGGTACGTCAGTTCGTCAATTCTTTCCGTCATCTACGGTTCGAAAGGTGACCAAAAAAAGGCGAGGGCTTATGCCGACATCGCAGAAAGTAACGCAACAGCCACGACCAATGCTCTTTGGAATCCTCGAAAGAATAAATTAGGGCTGGTCGAGGTAAGAAACGACTGGTTGGACCGGAAAGTGAGGCAAGCTCTTAGCTTCGCTAAAAAACAGTGACAACTACTGGAGAGAGTGATGAGAAAAGTAATCGCATGTGAATTTATGACGCTCGATGGCGTAATACAGAATGAGGAAAATGACGGCGACGGGTTTAAGTGGGGCGGGTGGTTTTTTGGGTATGCGGACGAGGCGACCGGAGCGGTAGTGCAGGAGCGGCTGGCGAAACCGGTCGATCTGCTGTTGGGACGAAAGACGTTTGCCGCATGGGAGACGTATTGGCCGACGCATTCGAACTTTTGGCCGAACTGCATGACCGCGACGAAATACGTCGCTTCAAACACGCGCGACTCAAGCGATTGGCAGCCCGCCGTTTTCCTGAGCGGCGATCTTGCGGAAAATGTAAGCAAGCTGAAACAAACG is a genomic window of Chloracidobacterium sp. containing:
- a CDS encoding dihydrofolate reductase family protein — its product is MRKVIACEFMTLDGVIQNEENDGDGFKWGGWFFGYADEATGAVVQERLAKPVDLLLGRKTFAAWETYWPTHSNFWPNCMTATKYVASNTRDSSDWQPAVFLSGDLAENVSKLKQTDGPDLHVMGSADMLQTLFKNDLVDGLELMIFPITLGPGKRLFADGTIPASFKVVSSQISPNGVIIASYERDGDVRSGGGPQIKEDE
- a CDS encoding DUF1801 domain-containing protein, with the translated sequence MNVKQQIKNYIASLPEPKRGEMQELHEMILRIKPKCKLWFLDGKDDTGKVVSNPNIGYGSRDHKYADGTTSEFYQIGLSGNKTGISVYILGIEDKKYLAETYSKTLGKATVTGYCIRFKTIKDINTDVLEAAIRFGFENRNEN